One window of the Lytechinus pictus isolate F3 Inbred chromosome 5, Lp3.0, whole genome shotgun sequence genome contains the following:
- the LOC129262340 gene encoding frataxin, mitochondrial-like → MFPIMRQFQMSSLSLRQLIYRRVARNTLNQAHLPKASIQQGTSAVNSILPRALGKPTTATIPSHLTKSSADKYIICVRNSSGGNEKAVLSDLEYEKIADQTLDHLSEFFEILGDSENCPSEFDVMYSSGVLTVAFGQEHGTYVINKQTPNKQIWLSSPTSGPKRYDYINKRWIYIHDGMAIHDLLSQEISKILDSPVDVSEAEQWDT, encoded by the exons ATGTTTCCAATAATGAGACAATTTCAAATGTCTTCTTTGTCACTCCGCCAGCTTATCTATCGTAGAGTTGCAAGAAATACGCTGAATCAG GCACATTTACCTAAAGCATCAATCCAGCAAGGAACAAGTGCTGTCAACTCCATCTTGCCGAGGGCCTTAGGGAAACCAACAACTGCAACAATCCCATCACATCTCACTAAATCATCAGcagataaatatataatttgtgtCAGAAATTCAAGTGGAGGCAATGAAAAGGC AGTATTAAGTGACCTTGAATATGAAAAGATAGCTGACCAGACATTGGAtcatctttcagaattctttgaAATTCTTGGAGATTCTGAGAATTGCCCATCAGAATTTGATGTCATGTACAGT TCTGGTGTATTGACAGTTGCCTTCGGTCAGGAGCATGGCACTTATGTAATCAACAAGCAAACACCCAACAAACAAATCTGGCTTTCATCACCAACGAG TGGACCGAAGAGGTATGACTATATCAACAAAAGATGGATCTATATTCATGATGGCATGGCCATTCACGACCTTCTCTCACAAGAGATATCCAAGATCCTTGATTCTCCTGTAGACGTCTCAGAAGCTGAGCAGTGGGACACGTGA